A single Lancefieldella parvula DSM 20469 DNA region contains:
- a CDS encoding ABC transporter ATP-binding protein produces the protein MSESPNKELGWSVQVSLDTHEIRAGETVTATPKIIGANPEGFRFNYVWSLYDRWDEGFWDTTEHQFGGSITDTSWTFTFTEPGRYHLYIDAFDSLNNPQTVTAWVVVAGDDDFMRPSLPSEDAETVVAVNGVSEIFNIASEQFNSLKEYFIAFARGEVAFKEFKALDDISFEVKRGEAFGLVGTNGSGKSTMLKIIAGVLEPSKGTCEVKGTIAPLIELGAGFDMELTAKENIYLNGALLGYKKEFIDSHFDQIVEFAELEGFMDMPLKNYSSGMVARIAFAIATVTEPDLLIVDETLSVGDFLFQQKCENRIKELVASNNVTVLLVSHSIDLVQRICDRAIWIEKGKQRMLGPVDEVCEAYEHLKR, from the coding sequence ATGTCTGAGTCACCAAATAAAGAATTAGGCTGGTCAGTTCAGGTTTCCTTAGATACGCACGAGATTCGTGCAGGAGAGACTGTAACTGCAACTCCTAAAATTATTGGTGCAAACCCTGAGGGTTTCAGATTCAACTATGTGTGGAGCCTGTATGATCGTTGGGACGAGGGATTTTGGGATACCACGGAGCATCAGTTTGGTGGCTCAATTACAGACACTTCGTGGACATTTACGTTTACCGAGCCTGGTCGTTACCATCTTTATATTGATGCATTTGACAGCCTTAATAATCCTCAGACGGTTACTGCTTGGGTGGTAGTTGCAGGTGATGACGATTTTATGCGTCCATCACTTCCTTCTGAAGATGCAGAAACTGTTGTTGCGGTAAATGGTGTTTCGGAGATTTTTAATATTGCTTCGGAGCAGTTTAACTCGCTGAAAGAGTATTTTATTGCCTTTGCACGCGGCGAGGTTGCCTTCAAGGAATTCAAAGCTCTTGATGACATCTCGTTTGAGGTTAAGCGCGGCGAGGCTTTTGGTTTGGTGGGCACCAATGGTTCCGGCAAGTCTACCATGCTTAAAATCATTGCTGGTGTACTTGAGCCTTCTAAGGGAACTTGCGAGGTCAAAGGTACTATTGCACCGCTTATTGAGCTTGGCGCAGGTTTTGACATGGAGCTAACCGCTAAAGAGAATATCTACCTTAACGGTGCTCTTCTTGGTTACAAAAAGGAATTTATTGACTCGCACTTTGATCAGATTGTTGAGTTTGCTGAGCTTGAGGGTTTTATGGATATGCCACTCAAGAATTACTCGTCGGGTATGGTGGCACGTATTGCTTTTGCAATTGCTACGGTCACAGAACCCGATCTGCTCATTGTTGATGAGACACTCTCGGTAGGAGATTTCCTCTTCCAGCAAAAGTGCGAGAATCGTATCAAAGAGCTGGTTGCTTCGAATAATGTTACGGTTCTTCTGGTTTCTCACTCCATTGACCTGGTTCAGCGCATTTGTGATCGTGCTATTTGGATTGAGAAGGGTAAGCAGCGCATGCTTGGTCCTGTAGATGAAGTTTGTGAAGCTTACGAGCATCTCAAGAGATAA
- the pyrR gene encoding bifunctional pyr operon transcriptional regulator/uracil phosphoribosyltransferase PyrR gives MAQEGSRSLIVDEKSLDRMLTRIAHEIVENNNSIENVVLVGIIRRGEVLASRLAEKILSFTGFKPKVGSLDISFYRDDFRRNIAPVLHATNIDFDISGTSIVLVDDVLQTGRTIRAALDALIDYGRPERVQLAVVVDRGRRELPIRPDYVGKNIPSSKSQVVSLNVKEIDGQDCVLLYEADYSNPFIEGEN, from the coding sequence ATGGCTCAAGAAGGTTCACGCTCTCTTATTGTGGATGAGAAGTCCTTGGACCGCATGCTTACACGAATTGCTCACGAAATTGTTGAGAATAACAATTCAATTGAAAACGTTGTTCTTGTGGGCATTATTCGACGTGGAGAAGTTTTGGCTTCTCGTCTTGCGGAAAAGATTTTGAGTTTTACTGGATTTAAGCCAAAAGTTGGCTCACTTGATATCAGCTTTTATCGCGATGATTTTAGAAGAAATATTGCACCAGTACTCCACGCAACTAATATTGATTTTGATATTTCGGGCACAAGTATTGTGCTGGTAGATGACGTTCTTCAGACTGGAAGAACTATCAGGGCAGCACTTGATGCTCTTATTGATTACGGTCGTCCTGAACGTGTTCAGCTAGCTGTGGTAGTTGACCGTGGACGTCGCGAGCTTCCCATTAGACCTGACTATGTAGGAAAGAACATTCCTTCATCAAAGAGCCAGGTAGTCAGTTTAAATGTTAAAGAAATTGATGGTCAGGACTGTGTTTTGTTGTATGAAGCTGACTACTCTAATCCTTTTATTGAGGGAGAAAACTAA
- a CDS encoding DNA-directed RNA polymerase subunit omega, producing MSVIKPEIDSLLQKTEQNPFLLCSLASKRACDINNMLHGQHLRVTAVQDFDDITTVASGKDSVSIAMKEINDGTLGFVKDSFDEAIKGENTIVY from the coding sequence ATGTCTGTTATTAAGCCTGAAATTGACAGCCTGCTTCAGAAGACTGAGCAGAATCCATTTTTACTTTGCTCTCTTGCTTCTAAGCGTGCTTGCGATATAAATAATATGCTTCACGGTCAGCACTTGCGTGTAACTGCTGTTCAGGACTTTGATGACATTACTACTGTTGCAAGTGGTAAAGATTCTGTCTCTATTGCTATGAAAGAAATCAACGATGGTACCCTTGGCTTTGTTAAAGATTCTTTTGATGAGGCAATTAAGGGCGAGAACACTATCGTTTATTAA
- the pyrF gene encoding orotidine-5'-phosphate decarboxylase yields MLTDEQARDAVIVALDCTRERALELTDLLAGHARWVKVGMTLFYRYGPSMVDEMHARGFKVFLDLKVHDIPFQVKGAVHSASLSGADILSIHGLGTAQMISAGREGAEEAAAERGVDESGRTKLVAISVLTSMDEKALHSIGVDGSIKDEVARLASLSYNAGADGIVCSPQEAQEMRELLGPNALIVTPGVRPEGAEKGDQVRISTPSAAIKAGASKLVVGRPITCANDPVIAFEAIISELKN; encoded by the coding sequence ATGTTAACAGACGAGCAGGCACGCGACGCCGTTATTGTTGCGCTTGATTGCACAAGAGAAAGAGCTTTGGAGCTCACCGATCTTCTCGCCGGTCATGCACGTTGGGTCAAGGTTGGCATGACACTGTTTTATCGCTATGGACCTTCGATGGTGGACGAGATGCATGCTCGTGGGTTCAAGGTGTTTTTAGATCTTAAGGTGCACGATATTCCATTCCAGGTTAAAGGTGCTGTCCATTCTGCATCTCTTTCTGGTGCAGACATCCTTTCTATTCATGGTCTGGGTACAGCACAGATGATCTCAGCTGGTCGTGAGGGCGCAGAAGAGGCTGCAGCAGAGCGTGGTGTTGATGAGTCTGGTCGCACCAAGCTGGTGGCTATTTCTGTACTTACGAGTATGGATGAGAAGGCACTTCATTCCATTGGCGTTGACGGCTCAATTAAGGATGAGGTTGCCCGTTTGGCTTCTCTTTCTTACAACGCTGGCGCTGACGGAATCGTTTGTTCACCCCAGGAGGCACAGGAAATGAGAGAGCTTTTGGGACCAAATGCACTCATTGTGACTCCAGGAGTACGTCCAGAAGGTGCCGAGAAGGGCGATCAAGTCAGAATTTCCACACCTTCAGCTGCAATTAAGGCTGGAGCAAGCAAATTGGTAGTTGGCAGGCCAATTACCTGCGCAAACGATCCAGTTATTGCATTTGAAGCCATCATTTCTGAACTAAAAAATTAA
- a CDS encoding LacI family DNA-binding transcriptional regulator — MTRSHSSSSNKRSVSMADVAQVAGVSQQTVSRVANGAQNVSKATREKVQAAMESMGFRPSFAGRSLRSGLYQSVGLCLYDIREFGNLATLDGIVSAARDHEYAITMIEKGSGDGLCLQDISHRMSNLPVDGMIISMSLMASDFESFVPQPGLGTVLLTMHEHPYCTTVDSDQYGCSKLVIDHLFELGHRKIRFVAGPSYSIDSQFREKGWRDAMSEYGLEIVEPFAGDWTANSGYEIGKKLRENRDYTAVYVANDQMALGVIAAFEEVGLSVPDDVSVVGVDDSLENYLPNFSLTTVRFNLLERGRVALEHAIRASEPGYKPEAIRIAPKLIVRTTTAAPQK, encoded by the coding sequence GTGACTCGCTCGCATAGTTCTAGCTCAAATAAACGCTCTGTTTCAATGGCTGATGTTGCACAAGTTGCTGGCGTTTCTCAGCAGACCGTCTCTCGTGTTGCTAATGGTGCCCAGAACGTTAGCAAAGCAACGCGTGAAAAAGTTCAAGCCGCAATGGAGTCTATGGGCTTTAGGCCAAGCTTTGCTGGTAGGTCATTGAGGTCTGGCTTGTATCAATCAGTGGGACTTTGTCTGTATGACATTCGCGAGTTTGGTAACTTAGCTACTCTCGACGGCATTGTTTCGGCTGCTCGTGATCATGAATATGCAATTACGATGATTGAGAAGGGTTCTGGCGACGGCTTATGCCTTCAGGATATTTCTCATCGCATGTCTAATCTTCCCGTTGATGGCATGATTATTAGTATGAGTCTTATGGCGTCAGACTTTGAATCTTTTGTACCACAACCAGGTCTTGGAACAGTTCTTCTTACCATGCATGAGCATCCTTACTGTACCACTGTTGATTCTGATCAGTATGGCTGCTCAAAGCTTGTCATTGACCATCTCTTTGAACTTGGGCATCGCAAAATCCGTTTTGTAGCAGGTCCCTCATACTCTATTGACTCACAATTTCGCGAGAAGGGCTGGCGAGATGCAATGTCTGAGTATGGGTTGGAAATTGTCGAGCCATTTGCTGGTGACTGGACTGCTAATAGTGGCTATGAAATTGGTAAAAAGTTGCGAGAAAATCGCGATTATACGGCAGTGTATGTTGCAAACGATCAGATGGCACTTGGTGTCATTGCGGCATTTGAAGAAGTTGGACTGAGCGTTCCAGATGATGTCAGCGTTGTTGGTGTTGACGACTCTCTTGAAAATTATTTGCCTAACTTCTCATTAACCACAGTTCGCTTTAACCTACTAGAGCGCGGACGTGTTGCACTTGAGCATGCAATTCGTGCATCTGAGCCTGGATATAAACCCGAAGCAATCAGAATTGCTCCAAAGCTCATTGTTCGTACTACCACAGCAGCACCACAGAAGTAG
- a CDS encoding dihydroorotase, whose amino-acid sequence MAFLLKGARVVDPQLNLDAVMDVRIDGETIDEVAATVKPQVGDIVIDAKGKVLTPGLVDMHVHFRDPGFEYKETIETGSRAAVHGGFTDVATMPNTNPVTDNGAAVRFQIDRGNEVGLIHVRPMGALTKGSKGQELAEIGNMVDEGASAFSDDGHGVQSAGMMRTVMEYVSQFDRVVAAHCEIESISAGGLVNEGRASTRLGMFGWPALGEELEISRDIDLCRLTGCPLHICHISTGRGVELVRAAKKEGLPVTAEVCPHHLFLSEDDITDAYNTNLKMNPPLRTAEDTLALQTAVADGTVDCIVTDHAPHAAHEKDCEWEISYFGCIGLETSLPLMITNMVRTNKLSYTGLVRAMAVNPRRILRLEPIKIAAGYKADLTLFDPNKKVQITPEYFESKSKNSAFIGSELYGVATDVFVDGKRVLANEVVVPGEEK is encoded by the coding sequence ATGGCATTTCTGCTTAAGGGTGCACGCGTTGTTGACCCACAGCTTAATCTTGATGCGGTAATGGATGTTCGTATTGACGGAGAAACCATTGATGAAGTTGCAGCAACGGTTAAACCTCAAGTGGGCGATATTGTTATTGATGCAAAGGGTAAGGTGCTGACACCTGGCCTTGTTGACATGCACGTCCACTTTAGAGATCCTGGTTTTGAGTACAAGGAGACCATCGAAACAGGTTCTAGAGCTGCGGTTCATGGTGGTTTCACTGACGTTGCTACTATGCCAAATACCAATCCTGTCACCGATAATGGAGCTGCTGTTCGTTTTCAGATTGACCGTGGCAATGAGGTTGGTCTCATTCATGTGCGTCCCATGGGTGCTCTGACTAAGGGTTCTAAGGGACAAGAGCTTGCTGAGATTGGCAACATGGTTGACGAGGGTGCTTCTGCATTCTCTGACGATGGGCACGGCGTTCAAAGTGCCGGTATGATGCGTACAGTTATGGAGTACGTTTCTCAGTTTGATCGCGTTGTCGCTGCTCACTGTGAGATTGAGTCCATCAGTGCTGGCGGCCTTGTTAACGAGGGCCGCGCAAGCACACGACTTGGTATGTTTGGTTGGCCGGCACTTGGCGAGGAGCTGGAGATTTCCAGAGATATTGATCTTTGCCGACTCACTGGCTGTCCTCTACATATCTGCCACATTTCAACAGGCAGGGGAGTAGAGCTGGTACGCGCAGCTAAGAAGGAAGGCCTGCCCGTTACCGCAGAGGTTTGTCCTCATCACCTTTTCTTGTCTGAAGACGACATCACCGATGCTTATAACACTAACCTTAAGATGAACCCACCACTCAGAACTGCTGAGGATACGCTTGCACTTCAGACAGCAGTTGCAGACGGTACAGTTGATTGTATTGTTACCGATCATGCACCTCATGCAGCTCACGAGAAGGACTGTGAGTGGGAAATTTCTTACTTTGGTTGCATTGGTCTTGAGACCTCGCTGCCTTTAATGATTACTAATATGGTACGAACCAATAAGCTTTCTTATACTGGCCTTGTTCGTGCAATGGCTGTTAATCCTCGTCGTATTCTGCGTCTTGAGCCTATTAAGATTGCTGCAGGTTATAAGGCTGATTTAACACTTTTTGATCCAAATAAAAAGGTCCAGATTACACCAGAGTATTTTGAGAGTAAGTCTAAGAACTCCGCCTTTATTGGCTCTGAGCTTTATGGCGTTGCAACTGATGTGTTTGTTGATGGTAAGCGTGTCCTTGCCAATGAAGTAGTTGTTCCTGGAGAGGAAAAGTAA
- a CDS encoding aspartate carbamoyltransferase catalytic subunit, protein MLSVKHLIDTNSLTHDDIQQILDTAQSFEAVNNRDIKKVPALRGRTIVNLFLEPSTRTRSSFELAEKRLSADALNMGGSTSSVVKGESLADTIQTIDAMNVDMFICRARLAGTPQKITENTDAVVINAGDGKHQHPTQAMLDLYTIRKNFGHLDGLKVAIVGDLSHSRVVGSLVPALKTMGAEVVLVGPPTFHVDDPSWFDCYQTSHFDEVIGDVDVVYMLRVQLERMEGAPIPSRREYNRLWGLDERRSKLMKPEAIICHPGPMNRGMEINSEVADCVRSRILDQVNAGVLTRMAEMYLLLGGDFDGISA, encoded by the coding sequence ATGCTTTCAGTTAAACATTTGATTGATACGAACAGCCTGACTCATGATGATATCCAGCAGATTCTTGATACCGCTCAGTCATTTGAGGCTGTGAACAACAGAGACATCAAAAAAGTGCCAGCACTTCGTGGTCGTACCATCGTAAATCTTTTTTTGGAACCTTCTACCAGGACTCGTTCCTCATTTGAACTTGCCGAGAAGCGCCTCTCTGCTGATGCTCTAAATATGGGAGGCTCAACTTCATCTGTTGTTAAGGGTGAATCGCTGGCAGATACTATTCAGACTATCGACGCCATGAACGTTGATATGTTCATCTGTCGTGCAAGACTTGCAGGAACACCACAGAAGATTACTGAGAACACTGATGCAGTGGTTATAAACGCGGGTGACGGTAAGCATCAGCACCCAACTCAGGCAATGCTTGACCTCTATACTATCCGCAAAAACTTTGGACATCTTGACGGTCTTAAGGTTGCTATTGTCGGCGATCTTTCTCACAGTCGCGTTGTTGGTTCTTTGGTGCCAGCACTTAAAACTATGGGGGCAGAGGTGGTTTTGGTTGGTCCTCCAACATTCCACGTAGATGATCCAAGTTGGTTTGATTGTTATCAGACTTCGCACTTTGATGAAGTCATTGGAGATGTAGACGTTGTGTATATGCTTCGTGTGCAGCTGGAGCGTATGGAAGGAGCTCCTATTCCTTCTCGCCGTGAGTATAACAGGCTTTGGGGTCTTGATGAGCGCCGCAGTAAGCTGATGAAGCCCGAGGCAATTATTTGCCACCCAGGTCCTATGAACCGTGGCATGGAAATTAACAGCGAGGTGGCTGATTGTGTTCGCTCTCGTATTCTTGACCAGGTCAATGCAGGCGTTTTAACGCGCATGGCCGAAATGTATTTGCTTCTGGGAGGAGACTTTGATGGCATTTCTGCTTAA
- a CDS encoding dihydroorotate dehydrogenase — protein MVDQVKMAVNLGGIQMKNPINTAAGTFGYGWQFEGFYDVSLLGAITMKGVARVPWEGNPAPRMCELNGGMMNSVGLANPGVDDFIAHTDDYMKDLEDRGTRVIMQMAAHSVQEMIDVVERLEELNPHISAIELNVSCPNLEKGGRPLGGTPEQATEIMKAVRPLTKLPILVKMAPVNVAEIGKAFEAEGADGLTLINSIPGMSINVHTRKSRLSKPTGGLSGPLCHNAAVRMVWECAQAVSIPICGVGGVETGEDAAEFILAGATAVSVGSANLYDPMCAPRILNELTDWAKSQGVSDIHELIGAVEC, from the coding sequence ATGGTAGACCAGGTAAAAATGGCCGTCAATCTGGGTGGAATCCAGATGAAAAATCCTATTAATACTGCTGCAGGTACCTTTGGTTATGGCTGGCAGTTTGAAGGCTTTTACGACGTCTCCCTGCTTGGCGCCATTACTATGAAGGGTGTTGCCCGCGTTCCTTGGGAAGGAAATCCTGCTCCTCGTATGTGTGAGCTTAACGGCGGCATGATGAACAGCGTTGGCCTTGCTAATCCGGGAGTGGATGATTTTATCGCTCACACTGATGACTACATGAAAGACCTTGAAGACCGTGGTACGCGCGTTATCATGCAGATGGCAGCACATTCCGTGCAAGAAATGATTGACGTTGTCGAGCGTCTTGAGGAGCTTAATCCGCACATTTCAGCTATTGAGCTTAACGTGAGCTGTCCAAATCTCGAGAAGGGCGGCAGACCTCTTGGCGGCACTCCTGAGCAGGCAACAGAGATTATGAAAGCGGTTCGTCCTCTAACGAAGCTGCCTATCTTGGTTAAGATGGCTCCCGTCAATGTTGCTGAGATTGGCAAGGCTTTTGAGGCTGAGGGTGCTGATGGCCTCACATTGATTAACTCTATTCCAGGCATGTCTATCAATGTTCATACTAGAAAGAGCAGGCTTTCTAAGCCAACAGGCGGCCTCAGTGGTCCTTTATGTCATAACGCTGCTGTCCGTATGGTTTGGGAGTGCGCTCAGGCAGTCTCTATCCCTATCTGTGGTGTAGGTGGTGTGGAAACAGGCGAAGATGCTGCGGAATTTATTCTGGCAGGCGCTACGGCCGTCTCGGTTGGTTCTGCAAACCTTTACGACCCTATGTGTGCTCCACGTATTCTGAACGAGCTTACTGATTGGGCAAAGTCTCAGGGCGTATCTGACATCCACGAACTGATTGGAGCTGTTGAATGTTAA
- the mihF gene encoding integration host factor, actinobacterial type yields MALPTLTDEQRKAALEKAAQARHARAELREKVKTGKVSLKEVLDSTDPIAERMKVSALIESLPGYGKAKAAKIMDELGISATRRVKGLGARQREQLLEALTK; encoded by the coding sequence ATGGCTCTACCTACACTTACCGATGAGCAGCGCAAGGCAGCACTTGAGAAGGCAGCTCAGGCTCGTCACGCTCGCGCAGAGCTTCGCGAGAAGGTTAAGACTGGTAAGGTCTCCCTTAAAGAGGTCCTTGATTCTACCGATCCTATTGCTGAGCGTATGAAGGTTTCCGCTCTTATCGAGTCCCTTCCTGGCTACGGCAAGGCAAAGGCAGCAAAGATTATGGACGAGCTCGGAATTTCCGCAACTCGCCGCGTTAAGGGTCTTGGCGCTCGTCAGCGTGAGCAGCTCCTCGAGGCACTGACCAAGTAG
- the thiI gene encoding tRNA uracil 4-sulfurtransferase ThiI, whose amino-acid sequence MTERVCLVHYHEIGLKGKNRSTFENQLVTNLRRALRHFPVAGVSRISGYLLVETTDKQATEELQRAVAQVPGVARASLAYRCGLDEQEFCNAAVKALGEAGNFTTFKVHARRSSTVYPRHSIELNQLVGAVLCENFPDKKVQMHDPDMTVYVHVVQGNAYVYAASIRGVGGLPVGTAGKVVSLLSSGIDSPVATWMVGRRGATVIPVHFSGRPMTSDTSEYLCQDIIEALESAGLIGRMYVVPFGEHQREISLAVPQALRIIMYRRVMYIIAQKIAELEGAKALVTGESLGQVASQTLDNIAAVNEAVTIPVLRPLIGSDKQEIIRRAQDINTFDISTQTAPDCCTLFMPRRPETHARIREVLEAWNSFNHDEMIENLMQHIEYIDFNQCPSYKPPKVLPARHKELAPAEFVTD is encoded by the coding sequence ATGACTGAAAGAGTATGTCTGGTTCACTACCATGAAATTGGTTTAAAGGGTAAGAACCGATCCACTTTTGAAAATCAGTTGGTAACAAATTTACGACGAGCCCTCCGACACTTTCCAGTGGCGGGGGTTTCTCGCATTTCTGGCTACCTTCTTGTAGAAACCACCGATAAACAAGCAACTGAAGAACTGCAACGTGCAGTAGCTCAGGTTCCTGGTGTTGCTCGCGCTTCTTTAGCATATCGTTGTGGCTTGGATGAGCAGGAGTTTTGTAACGCCGCTGTGAAGGCGCTGGGGGAGGCTGGCAACTTTACTACGTTTAAAGTGCATGCTCGCCGTTCCTCAACAGTCTATCCAAGGCATTCCATTGAGCTTAATCAACTTGTTGGTGCAGTACTTTGTGAGAATTTTCCTGATAAAAAAGTTCAGATGCATGATCCTGATATGACGGTGTATGTACATGTTGTTCAGGGCAACGCTTACGTATATGCTGCGTCTATTCGCGGTGTTGGGGGTCTTCCTGTTGGAACTGCAGGTAAGGTTGTATCACTTCTTTCAAGTGGTATAGATTCGCCTGTTGCAACATGGATGGTTGGTCGTAGAGGTGCTACGGTAATTCCAGTTCACTTCTCTGGTCGTCCTATGACTTCTGATACAAGCGAATACCTGTGTCAGGATATTATTGAGGCACTTGAGTCCGCTGGCCTTATTGGCAGAATGTATGTTGTGCCATTTGGTGAGCATCAGCGTGAGATTTCCCTTGCGGTTCCACAAGCTCTCCGTATCATTATGTATCGTCGCGTGATGTATATCATTGCACAGAAGATTGCAGAGCTTGAGGGTGCTAAAGCACTGGTAACGGGAGAGTCACTTGGTCAAGTTGCTTCTCAGACTCTCGACAACATTGCTGCTGTCAACGAGGCTGTTACCATACCTGTTTTGAGACCTCTGATTGGCTCTGATAAGCAAGAAATTATTCGTCGCGCCCAAGATATCAATACATTTGATATTTCAACGCAGACGGCTCCTGATTGCTGCACACTGTTTATGCCTCGTCGTCCTGAGACTCATGCAAGGATACGAGAAGTTCTTGAGGCATGGAATTCTTTTAATCATGATGAAATGATTGAAAATCTTATGCAGCATATTGAGTATATTGACTTTAACCAGTGTCCTTCATATAAGCCACCTAAAGTATTGCCTGCTCGTCATAAAGAGCTTGCTCCTGCTGAATTTGTTACTGATTAG
- a CDS encoding dihydroorotate dehydrogenase electron transfer subunit, with amino-acid sequence MPLRGNAQVFDFVVLSNTQVAQNLYRAQLKVPGLCKSLEPGQFVNVNVPGDKRHILRIPLSFSFADKATDMLELIYATVGEGTRRLSQMQPGDASDMTAPCGRPWRLNASSKRSVLVAGGVGITPIIAAARKLTELGVEFDAVIGAQTAEKLFGEEDLLALGAQNVYVTTDDGSKGIKGFVTTALEEPLSQGVWDAMYTCGPEPMMRSVAKLAIANNVACQVSMERMMSCAFGACNTCNVPLAKGGYASACMVGPVFEAKEIAW; translated from the coding sequence ATGCCACTACGTGGAAATGCACAGGTATTTGATTTTGTGGTGTTGAGCAATACCCAGGTTGCTCAGAATCTATATAGAGCCCAGCTTAAAGTACCAGGTCTTTGTAAGTCTTTGGAACCTGGTCAGTTTGTAAACGTTAACGTTCCAGGCGATAAACGTCATATTCTTCGCATTCCACTGTCTTTCTCGTTTGCTGATAAAGCAACCGATATGCTCGAGCTTATCTATGCAACGGTAGGTGAGGGTACGCGCAGACTTTCTCAAATGCAGCCAGGTGATGCCAGCGACATGACAGCTCCTTGCGGTCGTCCGTGGCGTCTTAATGCTTCAAGTAAAAGAAGTGTGCTAGTAGCAGGTGGTGTGGGTATCACACCTATTATCGCAGCAGCTCGCAAACTTACTGAACTGGGAGTTGAATTTGACGCTGTGATTGGTGCTCAAACTGCCGAGAAACTTTTTGGTGAAGAGGATCTTCTCGCACTGGGCGCACAGAATGTGTACGTCACGACAGATGATGGATCAAAGGGTATCAAGGGCTTTGTAACTACAGCTTTGGAAGAGCCTTTGAGCCAAGGCGTTTGGGATGCCATGTATACCTGTGGTCCAGAGCCTATGATGAGAAGTGTAGCCAAGCTTGCAATTGCCAATAATGTTGCGTGTCAGGTTTCTATGGAGCGTATGATGAGCTGCGCGTTTGGCGCATGTAATACCTGCAATGTCCCACTTGCTAAGGGTGGCTATGCGTCTGCTTGCATGGTTGGACCTGTCTTTGAAGCAAAGGAGATCGCATGGTAG
- the gmk gene encoding guanylate kinase → MARSAKLFVVSGPSGVGKGTLVSLLRDKRPNLGLTVSATTRSPRPGEVDGVAYYFLSDEEFKKRVDAGEFLEWAHVHGHCYGTLKSEVDRLISAGQSVVLEIDVQGGLMVHKQYPNAILVFIKPPSFEELEQRLRGRGTEDEKTISTRLSNASREMEYANDYTVCIVNDNLETALSKLEEVFDDYESDGGQL, encoded by the coding sequence GTGGCTCGTTCAGCCAAACTTTTTGTAGTATCTGGACCGTCAGGTGTAGGAAAAGGAACCCTTGTCTCTCTGTTGAGGGACAAGCGCCCAAACCTAGGCCTGACGGTTTCGGCTACTACACGCTCTCCACGACCAGGAGAAGTCGATGGAGTTGCGTATTATTTTCTTTCTGATGAAGAATTTAAAAAGCGCGTTGATGCCGGTGAATTCCTTGAGTGGGCTCATGTTCATGGTCATTGCTATGGCACGCTTAAATCCGAGGTTGATCGCCTGATTTCTGCAGGTCAGTCTGTTGTTTTAGAGATTGACGTTCAGGGTGGGCTTATGGTCCACAAACAATATCCCAACGCCATTCTCGTCTTTATAAAGCCACCTTCATTTGAAGAGCTGGAACAGCGACTTAGAGGTCGTGGTACAGAAGACGAGAAGACCATTTCTACGAGACTTTCTAATGCGTCGCGTGAAATGGAGTATGCAAACGACTATACTGTTTGCATTGTGAACGACAACCTCGAGACTGCGCTGAGCAAGCTCGAGGAAGTTTTTGATGACTATGAATCAGACGGAGGTCAGCTTTAA